A section of the Citrus sinensis cultivar Valencia sweet orange chromosome 8, DVS_A1.0, whole genome shotgun sequence genome encodes:
- the LOC102628442 gene encoding uncharacterized protein LOC102628442 gives MMSRPFLLVFLLIILIITSQFEWRQQLVADLDSTPSINQKQHQISKREEAVKEKIILSQEKNIQRLNELVQSLQEQLSHCRGNNETRNSTVSHMSEHVIEVERQQILED, from the exons ATGATGTCGAGACCCTTTCTACTCGTGTTTCTGTTGATTATTCTCATAATTACTTCCCAATTTGAGTGGCGGCAACAGCTTGTTGCTGACCTTGACTCGACTCCCTCTATCAACCAGAAGCAGCACCAAATCTCAAAGAGGGAAGAAGCTGTTAAAGAGAAG ATTATCTTATCTCAAGAGAAGAACATTCAGAGACTTAATGAACTTGTGCAAAGTCTTCAGGAACAGTTGTCACATTGCAGAGGAAATAATGAGACTAGAAATAGCACTGTAAGTCATATGAGTGAGCATGTTATTGAAGTTGAACGGCAGCAGATCCTGGAGGACTAG